The Equus caballus isolate H_3958 breed thoroughbred chromosome 4, TB-T2T, whole genome shotgun sequence genome includes the window TGCAGTTCTTGATCTGGGTTCTTCTATATCCTCAAGGGAGGTGGGGAAGCATTAAGGTGGGTGGGATGGGGGAAGGAGAACATTTAGAGAAGTCCTAGGGTTCGTCCCCTCCCTGCTTGACTGCCCGTCTGATAAACTTCATTCCTTTCAGATATATAGCTGGATCGACAACTTTGTAACTGAGCATTCAGATATTGTCTCAAAAATTCGGATTGGCCACAGCTTTGAAAATCGGTCCATTCTTGTCCTGAAGGTAAAAGCTCATGGTGTTGACCGCTAGACTCTGCAGTGAGAATCTCTGGCATTGAGCTCATGTGGGGTTGTGGCTGgatgggagctttggggagagagaagatgTGCATACTCCTGTCCTGAGGTGACTTGCAAGCTGTGGGATTGTGGTGTTCAGGGACACACCCTTGTAAGTATGGCCAGGTGACATGTGGTGATCTGGCACATCCTGgatcagggaggagaggggagggtccCTAAGGAGGGTCCCTGGACTGGGGCTGTGGGTGTGGGTGAGTCAGCATTCTTCCTGTTACCTTAGTcacttcatctgttaaatgggaagaGAGGGACATAGAGCCTCATTTGTAAACGACTTAGGTCATCTGGCTCAAGCAGCCACACATAGGCCTGAGACTATGGGCCTGAGATTCACAGGGGCCACTGGCAACAGAGTTTGAGCAAACTTGGCAGCTGCAGTGCCCTTGGTAGTGAAGGAGACGGCATGAGTGCGAGTGTGGAGCCCGTGGAAAACAATTCTTGGCGTGTGTCTACAGGCACCCAGGAGCATGGACCACACTGGGCATTGGACATCCAGCTCTCAGAGAAGACAGGCGCTGCTGCTCTCAGCAATGCCCTGGGGACTCTGCTGAAGGGCCTGGTGGTCTCACCTGACTTGAGACTTGCCTTTTCCTGTTGCTGCTTCCATTCCCTCTGGGGGCTGTCTATGTTCTCTTTTTATATACGTAGTGCTTGCTCCTTGAAGTGTGGTCCTtgcaccagcagcagcagcagcagccctgggggcttgttagaaatgctgaGCCTCAGACGCCTCTctagacctactgagtcagaatctgcattttactaAGATCCTTAGGGGAGTCATGGGCcctttaaagtttgagaagcactagtCTAAGATACTTTCAAACCTGGGAGATTCTAGGCTTCTGGCTGGATCACTTTGCTCTCCAAGAGAATCACTGTGTCACCAGGGCTCCCACATGCATGCGCTTCATGGGCTCATGCACAGGTACCTGCACACACAGCCCCTCCCTCGGGCACATCTGGCGGCCTTCGCTATGCATCCGGGACCTCCTCACCAGCAGCTCAGGGACAGCCTTGCAGCTGTCTCGGTTCAAACTTGTTTGGATTCCTCCTTTTCCCAGTTCAGCACTGGAGGTTCTCAGCGCGGGGCCATCTGGATTGACACTGGAATTCACTCCCGGGAGTGGATCACCCATGCCACTGGCATCTGGACTGCCAAGAAGGTCAGCACGGACGACGGGGGCTGGTGCAGGGGGCAGGGGCTGCTCCACTGTGTAAGAGCATCTCTAGTTGAGAAATTATTCTTGGTTCCTTTAAACTCAGGGTGCTGTCTGCCCTCCTGCCTTTTGGAACAGCTGCCACGTGCTCTGGCCTTTTGCAGCACAGAGCCCATATCTACCTTCTGCCTTCCAGTTGTTTAAAACCCAGGTCTTCGTTTCTGCACAAAGGATGTACCTGATGGCCTGATGCCACCTCTGCCTGCAGCCAATGGTCGTGCAAATGTCCTGCTCCACCTCGGAGGAGAGCCCAGCAGGGTCTTGCATCCCTCACCCTGTACCCACTCTGCCCTTTCTTGCAGATTGTCAGTGAATATGGCAAAGACCGCAGCCTGACGAACATATTGAACGCCATGGACATCTTCATGGAGATCGTCACCAACCCCGATGGGTTTGCTTTTACCCACAGCATGGTGAGGACACCTTGGAGGGAGGAGGTCAGGGGTCAGCTCtgggggtttggaggaaaggtcACTGTAGCTTTGGGAAGCTGGGCTGAGGTTCCCTGGGAACCAGCCCCTCAGGGGCTCCCTACGGAGAGTCTCACTGAGGCAGGTGGGCTGCTAGGTACTGAAGCTGCGACTCTCGCCTTCTGgcctccctcctgctgccccaggaaGGCCACTGCTGGCTGCCTGTGCTCAggcctctccccacaccccagcTTTAACCATAAAGTGTCTGACCTGCAGCCTTGGCCCAGCCCCATGCCGGCCCCATCCTGCCCTAGAGATTCCTTCCCTTTGCCCCTCCCGGGCCCAGCAGACCCCCCTTCCTAGGCCAGGATGTCAGCGGTTCCCACCCCTGGGAATGGGCCCAGGGAATGACGGCACCTGACCTGGCCTTTCTCAGAACCGCTTGTGGCGGAAGAACAAGTCCACCAGACCCGGAAGTTTCTGCATTGGTGTGGACCTTAACAGGAACTGGAAGTCAGGCTTCGGAGGTATGGCAGTCTACTGGGCcgggggcagggctggaggaggactTGTGGGTCCTTGGCACATTCTCCCACACAGTCAGATTAGGTTGACTCATAGCTTGGGAGGCAAGGGAGTTAGCTAACGCAAGTGAGTCATGGCCAGGGACAGGCAAGCACGTGCCTCGATTGGCCGTGGGATATGGGGAGAGGCTGTACATGTGTGTTACATGTGTACATATGCTAAGCGTTTATGGGAAACAGCTCCTTGCTTGGGGATGCACTGCAAGGATCGAATCTTCAATATGGTGGAGAAGGGCTTGGGGTAGTCTAGCTGGTTGCTCAAAACTCAGAGTTTATGTGCCCCCAAAATATCCCTACCCCTTCCTTGAAGGGAACATGTCAGAAGAAAATACCTCTGAGCTCGTTCCCTGAGAGCTGTGACCTGATATTTGCCCTTTGAGGAGGCCAGAATGATACTTCACTTATAGAGTAAGCCGGTTCCCTATCATCGACATTGACTCGAgcctggtttttatttttgactcAGGTACTTTGTAACCCTGGGCTGATGGGCTGGTGCATATCTGCAGGGCTGTATGATTCCAGGGAGGGGCGGGCAGCTTCCTCCCAGTTCCTTGATGTTCTTCCCTGGTTATTTCCCTTATCATGCAAGGGGCACAGGGACtagatggggaaaatgagactTCCAGATAGCCCAGAGATGCGCACGTGGACCTCGGGAACGTGGCAATTTGATGGGTGGGATGCTGGGTGTAGCCAGGACAGTCTGCAGAGTGGAGGGTTGCATGGGCACAGCCCTCAGCCCCCAGATGTGGCATCCACTCTGTACTGTGGGATTGGGGTTTGGCTCCACAGGAGACAGTGCCATTGCTGTTGAAAAGCAGATCCACAGACGGGTGGCCAAACCAACAAGATAGAACATTCTAGATCTGGATGCCTATTGCTTTGAAAATCTGGCTTCTTTGGGTCTGTTGTCATTGAAAACTAATGACAGCTCTGAAGTGTCTGGAGCGAGGCCCCCAGCCCACAGTGTCGGGGTTGCCTGAGAGTCTGGGCTGTGTGTGTAACGCGTGTGTAAGGGAACACGACCCCATAAAATTAGGTGATTCTACCTCCAAATGACCAGATGCTCGCCCCAGGTGGGCATCCACATGGGCCCCTCAGAACCGGTTGAAGTCAGTGCCCATGGAACATGAGCTGGATGGGCTGGTAGAAAGACAAATTACCtcttaaagaaaataacttttatggGTTTCGTTGCAGGAAAAAAAGATcagtatatacacaatggaaaaaaaaggaagcccAGGGGGGACAAAACACTCCCATAATCCCACTACTCAAAGATTACTGCTTTTAATAATTTACCGTGTCCTTCTAGAGATTTCCCCTTGCtacaaattacatttttagaggaggaaaaataaatagctaATGAATCCATTAGCAGGTACTTGTGAAACAGGCAGGCTCAGAGGACTCTGTGAACGTCAGAGAGAGGCAGGCAGCTAATTCCCATTTGGTCAGAGGAAGATTAGTTTATTCTGCTTAGCTCAAACCAGAACTAATGGCCTGAAGTGTTTCTCCATATTTGGGCAAAGCCACCTGGTCGTTGGCAGGGGAACCGCTCTCCCTGCGTGGGCTGCAAACGCAGACAAAGCTTTCAGCCTCCCCCGCTCTGCTCATCTGTTGCTATTTGTCATTCATCAAGTGTAGCAGGTGCAGAAGCTCCCGGCAGACGCAAGAAACAGGACCACCATTAGCTGGGCCCACTCCAGCCTGTGGGGCTGCTCCTCACCCTCTTGCTCCCTGCAGCCACATCCCCTTCTAACCAGGGTCCTCACCTCAGATGAGGTGCCACAGACCAGGAGGGGATGTGCTCCCTGCTCCCCAGTGCATTGCTTCTGGGCCTGCCTGCGGTCAGACGTAGCGTGTGTCTGGGTTGGTGACTCAGGCAGGAagattttgtttatggttttatTATTGCCTTAATTTAATTGCTGTGTAATGAGTAATCTGTAGATCATCCCTCCCACCCATGCCACCCTCACCTGTACTTTTGGGAAGGACCAGTTTGCTGCAGTCCTAGAGCAGCATCTGAGCTGGTCCATGAGCCAGCCCCTCAGCTCTCCAGCCAGCCAACtgccctggagcccaagagggTGCCCTGGCATCCTTAGGAGGCTTCTGAAGTTGGGCCGATCCCTGGCCTCTGAACTGGGTTTGTGTGTAATTTCTGGGAGGAAGAACGAGAAGAAGAACTGGGATGGCTGTTTCCCAATATATCCTTAACCTACAAATCTTGACCAGCTCAGCCTAGCTCTCCACAACATGGCCCTTGGGGCGGGgaggaaaacagaagaagaggggacgaggaagaaaagagacagagagcaaaGAATCCAGGAGGAGATGGGAACACATTAAATTTGTGGAAAAAATAGAAGCACAGCTTCTCTTTATCCTCTCCCCCAATTTAGGTCCCCAAGAAGAATTTTCAAAGACCTCTGTATTTGTGGTTCCCAGAGCAGTCTAGGGCAACTATGGGGATatctgttctctcttttcctggcCACAAGTCCTTGTTGCTCCCGGGGCCACGGCTGTGACAAAGCTTGAGCAGATGCTAAGTCCAAGTACTCAAGTGACGCTGAACCCAAGCCTTCCACATGGCCATAGAGGGTCCACAGGGAAGGGTCAGCTCAAAGGGGTCACTGCTCATAGGGGAAGCTGGAGTTGCTGGGGAGACCTAGAGTTTCCTGTGGGGGCAATGCTCAAACAGGCTTGCCTTTCTAATGGAACCAGAGTTGGAACAACCAAAGGACAAGCCAAGGGAGCTCCCCAAAGGGCCACAGAATTGCTGAGTCGTGGGGTGGCTACACTCCTCTGATGTGTTAGACTAGGGTATGCAGTAGTAACAAATACCCCTTCAAATCGCACTGGcttaacacaataaaagtttatttttcatgcACACAAAGTCCAATGCGGGTAAACTCTCCTTGACAGCTCTCTTCCAACAGTGACAGAAGGATCCAGGATACTTCCTCCATCTAGAATCTTTTGCTTGCAACCACACGAACAGAAGAGAGTGAGGAGAAGTCATGCTTCCTCTAGATAGCCTTGCACTAGAAGTGACACATCATTTCTGCTCACATTCTCATTGGTCAGAAGTAGTCACATGGCCTCAAActgcaaaggagactgggaaatgtaggGGAACACATGGATATTTTGTGAGCACAAAGTATCTTCTCTAAACCTGGAAATCCTAACCCTCTGGGTGGTTTTATTTAACTTCCAGGAAATGGTTCTAACAACAACCCCTGCTCAGAGACTTATCGTGGGCCCTCCCCTCAGTCAGAGCCAGAGGTGGCTGCCATTGTGGACTTCATCACGGCCCATGGGAACATCAAGGCTCTGATCTCCATCCACAGCTACTCTCAGATGCTCATGTACCCTTATGGCCACTCACTGGAGCCTGTTTCAAACCAGAAGGAGCTGGTGAGATTGGCAGCTTAGTGTTTAGGGGAGGCATCCAGCAGACTCCCAAAGGGTTCAGACCCTCACTTTGAAAACAAGGATCTGGACCAAGAGACCCCATGGTAGGGAGGAGGGGGAGCTTGTTGTTCTCACCTGTGATCAAGTTCAAAGTCGGAGGTGCTGTGCTCCCTCATCATGAGAGCCATCTACACGTTCAACTTCCAGGACTCCTAAGTCCCTGCTTCTCAGCAGTTGGTGAGGGAGCGGGATGTGGGGAACCCCAGCCTCTCACCCTCTGGATGTAATCTTGCAGTCCAAACTTGCCAAGGACGCGGTACGGGCCCTATCTGAGGTCCATGGGATCCAGTACATCTAtggcagcatcagcaccaccctCTGTGAGTGAGCCTTCCCCTGGCCTCTGCTTCAGGCTCCACCTGCACCCAGGGTTGGGTGGGTGCAGGCTCTTTGCTGACTGGCAGGCCTGGTTAGCCACAGGGCAGTGCCATGGATCCTGCTGGGCTGGACCAGAACTGATTCCCACATCTGGATAGAAGGGTGGATGGTGGTACCCAGAAACAGGCAGCTGTTTCTTTGCAGCATTAATTAATGCACAGCTCCCAATGCCTGGCTTACTGCTAAGTACCTTGAGGGGAAAGATGCTCAGTCTGGTGGCTTCAAGGAGCTTTCTTTTTGCTGGGACAGAGCATGCGCTGAGTGGGCAGGGTGTGGCTCAGATTGAGGCCTGGGCTAGGAAGCTTGGTGTGGTCTGGGGCGGGTGGGGGTTTGGCCCTCAGGGCCCACTTTCCACTCAGGATGCCTCTGTACCTTGTGGCCACACCCTGTTCTTCCTCCCGGGGTCATTTCTTTGCCCTACTGTTTCCAGATGTGGCCAGCGGGATCACCGTGGACTGGGCCTATGACAACGGTATCAAGTACTCCTTCAGCTTCGAGCTCCGGGATACTGGGCACTATGGCTTCCTGCTGCCGGCCTCACAGATCATCCCTACGGCCCAGGAGACGTGGATGGCGATTCGGACCATCATGGAGCACACTCAGAACCACCCCTACTAGCAACGCTACAGATCGGGAGGGTTTGTCCTCCTCCCCAAGGCCCGGGGTCCCTCCTGAAACCCAAGTTATGCattcccctgcccacccccctgCCCTGACCccttaggaaataaaaacaagtttGAACAGGCTTGGGGGCCTCTGGCACTGGCTGCCACCCCTTTGGGCTCAGCATTGAGGAAGGGACAGACACAGCTTGAAATACCTTTTGCTCCCCAGGTTTTCAGGAGGATGAGGTTAGCAGGTCTTGCCATTTCTCCTCTTGCGGGTTCTCACGGCCTAGAACAGATAACTCACCCTCTGGGAGCTACTAATATACACATTGTCCCCACAGTCTTTTACATTGTAAGATGACCCTGGAGGGGACACTGTTTGATCTAAAGGAGTGGATCTCTTGTGGTGGCATTTCTGGGACCTTGAGGGAGAGGTGGGTACCAACGGGCAGCCTCTGCCCCTTCCTGCTTCGTTTCCCAtgcaggggagggagcagaggcacATTTCAGAGGCCCCCACTCACCCTGTAAACAAGTGAACCAGTCACGGGTTTGTGACCTGTTCCTCCTGGGCGTCCTCGCAGGCTCCACTGGTCTTGGGAGCACAGTCTCAGCCTGTCAGAGCCAGCGTAGCAAAGCACCACACATCCAGGGAGAGGAAAGTCTCCTGTTCCTCACCATAGTTGTCACGGTTGTCAGGCACTGAGCAGTTACTCCAGGCCAGGCCATGCAGTAATAAGCACTTCATCTAAGCAAGAGAAAGGAGCGCTATTCTGAGACACTAATGAGGAGCCTTCCCCCATCCTCAGGCTTCCTTGTACCTTTTGCCTTCCTCCACCACTGGGGAGCAGGGATAGTGGGTCTgtctgccctgccctcaggggaagGCAGGTACCTCCAAGAAGAAAGAACAACTGGAGAGCCGAATTAAGTTTGAGGCAGAAGCAAGACTCATTTGCAAAGGCCAGacttttgttgttgctattgttgcaAAAGAAAAGGGTTGTGGGTAGCTGTGAGTCAGCCCCCGCAGGACACAGAGCACAGGGTCTTACTGCAAATCACAGACAGGGAAGAAAGcagggtaaaataaaaacaagcccCCCTTATACTCAACCTGTAAAGGGAGACAGAGGTTGGACCAGTGAGCAGAAGGAGGAGATCAACGATGGTCAAGACCCCAGGTAAGGCCCGTGTCCAGTATGGCGCCTGAGCAGCAGATTAACAATGGCTGAGCGAGGGGTCTGGGCAGGTGATTAGAGGCAGCCATATGGATGGGTGCACCACAGCGGTACAGCTCTTGAGAGCTCTGAACAAAGAAATGAGAAGGTTGGCGGCTGAGGAGGCCTCGGGTAGAGGCAAAAAGGCTGAGCCTAGGGGCCATGCAGCCAGTGGCCGTGGTGGCACAGTGGGCATTGACTGGGAACACCTATGCCCAGAACCAGCTGTGCCATGTGGAAGGCCTGAGGAAAGCAGGATGTTGAACCCCTGAAGAACCCAAAGGGGAAGAGCCAAGGACGGAGGAGGAGAAAATCCCTCTGCAGTCTGCAGCTTCCCAAAAGAGactgagttttttttaaagctggaagTGGTCTGAGTGAGCTAGAATTTCCAAGCTGAAGTTTTCTGCTATTAGCGGAAATACCAGGTCACGGGCTAAGTTAATAGAAGCTGTAGATAAATAAAGCAAGTTATACCTTCACACACTGGAGTCTGTGATTATAACTTTTATGCTCTctgcacaaatatttttatttcatcctcatgGGGAGGATGTTACTGGTATCAATAAgctcatttttcagataaggaaagcACGATTTGGAGAGGTTTTAAAGGCCGCGCAAGGCCAAGTGGATGGGAAGTTGCTGAGGTAGACTTGAGCTTGGGTTTGGCTAACTCCCAAACCTGTGTTACCATTTGTCTGAGTGTGGCCGTGGCCGCACCTGCAGCAGAATCCACGGGGGGTCATTTAACATGAAGATACATGGGTTCCATCCCCAGACGGAAGCAGATCTCTGGGGTTGACCCCCACATCTGCATTTTTACCATCTGTCCCGGGAGTTCGGAAGTCCTTACAAGCTGACAACCTCTGatccctgctctcctccctcccagaggGAACACACTCGAGTCTTCCAGGGGGCATTGGGGCTTTGGGTCTCCCACCCTCTGCCATTGTCCAGTAGGGCTGAAGGTAGCTACAACAGCAGGAGGCCAGTCATCCTTCTCCAAAATATTCCCGAGGGGCCACCTTGATCCTGACCTAATGCAGTGTGGTCTGCAGACCACAGCATCAGCGTCAATGGGGAGCTTGCTGGAAACGCAAATTCTTGGGCGCCCCCTAGACCcgctgaatcagaagctctggggatgGGACCCGTGTGATTCTAATGCCAAGCTGGAGAAGCACTGGCCTAGAGGCAGGAATATCTGGACACTGGTGGGTTTCCCAGTAACAGTGAAAATAATACACTCTTTTctagtacttactatgtgccaggcatggttccCAGTAGGACACACCACATTGCTTCCTCCTAGCTCTAAGAGGTAGGCCTATTAGTGTCCTTATTTTCAGAGGAGGaagctcaggctcagagaggatggTGGTCGAAGGGCACATGGCTActgagtggcagggctgggaccagCCTTCAGGCGACCGTTCATCATCTGCCTCCAGAACCTGAACTTGAGTCACAGCCAAAGGCCCTCAGAACCAGGGGCCGGGAACTTGTTGGCAAGATCTCTGTGTTGCCAGCAGAGGTGAGTCTAAGCTGCTTTCCAGATGGGGGTCTTCTCGAAAGGCAACTTTCctcttaaaacccttcagtgacttAAACCCCGCGAAGGCGCTCCATGATCAGCCCCGCTTACCTCTCCCACATTGTTTCAATACTTCTCGCCCCCTCACTCACCAGCCCAGCCTCACTGGCTTCTTCTCCGTTCCTTCAGGACGAAAGCCCCTTCCAAACTACAGGGCTTGGCATGTGCTGCTCCTTCTGTTCTGGAACATTCTTTCCTTCCACTCTTCCTGGAAATGGCCCAGTCCTTAAATTTTCCCCTTCAATAGCATTTTCTCACTGGTCCTTCTAGGACCATCCATTGGAAGTAGATCTTCTGTTATTCTCTTTTCCAAGGCCTTATTTATTTCCTTGATAACAATGATGATTAGTTGACttccttgtttatttgttgttgtttgcctCTGCCACTAGTTTGAGAGCTCGTGAGGGTAGGGACCATGTCTGGATTATCACCCTTACTCAGTTCCTGTCAGGcgcacagtaggtactcaatgttAGTTGAAGGAGTGTTTCTCCTCTTCAGCCTAGTACAAGTTAGGACTAGGTTTAGCATTATGTGACAGAAACCCACCTTACGGTGGCCTAACCAGATCAGGATTTTATTTCTGTCATGTAAGAGGAAGTCGTCTGAGGTGAGCAGCCCAGGGCTAGTTCAGTGACTCCTTGGTGCTTTGGGGACCCGGATCCCTCTGATCTGTTCTGCTTTGTTGCTGTGCCATCATTTTGACCCCTTGTCTCCATCATATGACTGAATTCCATGCAGG containing:
- the CPA5 gene encoding carboxypeptidase A5 isoform X1, whose translation is MQGTHGGGVGPGLSPVDKRTLLVCSFILAAALGQMNFTGDQVLRVLAKNEKELSLLKELEGLKPQKVDFWRGPARPSLPVDMRVPFSELTDVKAYLGSHGLAYSIMIKDVQVLLDEEREAMAKSRRLERSTNSFSYSSYHTLEEIYSWIDNFVTEHSDIVSKIRIGHSFENRSILVLKFSTGGSQRGAIWIDTGIHSREWITHATGIWTAKKIVSEYGKDRSLTNILNAMDIFMEIVTNPDGFAFTHSMNRLWRKNKSTRPGSFCIGVDLNRNWKSGFGGNGSNNNPCSETYRGPSPQSEPEVAAIVDFITAHGNIKALISIHSYSQMLMYPYGHSLEPVSNQKELMWPAGSPWTGPMTTVSSTPSASSSGILGTMASCCRPHRSSLRPRRRGWRFGPSWSTLRTTPTSNATDREGLSSSPRPGVPPETQVMHSPAHPPALTP
- the CPA5 gene encoding carboxypeptidase A5 isoform X2 — its product is MQGTHGGGVGPGLSPVDKRTLLVCSFILAAALGQMNFTGDQVLRVLAKNEKELSLLKELEGLKPQKVDFWRGPARPSLPVDMRVPFSELTDVKAYLGSHGLAYSIMIKDVQVLLDEEREAMAKSRRLERSTNSFSYSSYHTLEEIYSWIDNFVTEHSDIVSKIRIGHSFENRSILVLKFSTGGSQRGAIWIDTGIHSREWITHATGIWTAKKIVSEYGKDRSLTNILNAMDIFMEIVTNPDGFAFTHSMNRLWRKNKSTRPGSFCIGVDLNRNWKSGFGGNGSNNNPCSETYRGPSPQSEPEVAAIVDFITAHGNIKALISIHSYSQMLMYPYGHSLEPVSNQKELSKLAKDAVRALSEVHGIQYIYGSISTTLYVASGITVDWAYDNGIKYSFSFELRDTGHYGFLLPASQIIPTAQETWMAIRTIMEHTQNHPY